The Anas platyrhynchos isolate ZD024472 breed Pekin duck chromosome 1, IASCAAS_PekinDuck_T2T, whole genome shotgun sequence genomic sequence CCTTCTGTGACATGAGTCATGACTGCTTTTACAGGGCTAAGAAAAATGATTCAGCCTCTTCATTCTGATCCTTTTTCAGTTCCCTCAATCCTATGGGACTATCAGGAAAGCTAATTGGATTTTCTTCTCGATTGtttatttgtgaaataaattctCATGTTGCCTGAGTAACATCTTGCAATCACTCTGCTACTGTAATGCAGTATGTGAGAAAACTAACCCATTATCCAATTCATTAACTGTGAAGAAAGCATAACAAGTCCTGGAATGTAGATAAGTCAACACTTGCCATTTTTAGCATCTCCAGACATTGTATGTATACTCAGCACACGCTGCATGCATGGGGAGCTGAGCAGCCAGAAGAGGGTAGCATAAGTTAGTTAATAAGCCTCATCTGTAAAGCAGAGCTATTTGTGAGAGAAACATCTACTTGCATTTCTGTCTGCAAGGTAGAGAAAGACAATATTGAGAAACTTTTCACCGAGCTTTAGACAGAATTTGGAAAGGCAGATTTAAAGTCAGAACTGACAACGATTAAATTGATAGTAGGCTACAGAGCTTTTCACCCTCTGCTATTAGCTTCTGTTTGACCAATGCCTCTTTTAACAGAAATGCACATCCAGAGCAGCTCCATGACTTTGCTTTTAGCCGATAGCAGCACACATCAGTCAGTAAAACTAACAGCATCTTTAGCACATCCTGGTGCAGTGCCTGGCCTGCAGTAAATCTGAAAAGCCAGACAGGGATGTCATGAAACTACATAGCATTGAAAGCACCTTAGGGGGATGATGAATGGAGGGGGGCTaagaatgtaaaataaaataaaaaaaaaaaaaaacacctccacACATCTGACATCAGCATGGAGTAGAAGGCTAGAGCCCATCTTGTAATCCATATTAGTATGTTTTGCTCCTGCTCACTTCCTTGGTGCAAACCAAGTCATTAGGCAGACCTCTGCAGAACTTGATAGGACTTGCTTGGAGAGGTGGATGAGAGGACAAGGTATATCCAGGGGTGTAACTTATTCACATTACACTAGTAGTTAGAAGGCTCAAGCTTCCACTATGCTAGATGTTGTACAGTCacatagaaaaggaaaagctgcacCCTGAAAAGAGAAGCTCAAACAGACAAAAGGTGAGAGGGGAAACaggtaccaaaaaaaaaaaaaaaaaaaaatcaagataatACAGCTGGTTACTGgcagagaaatagaaaattcCTGTCAACTTGCTTCTGGCAGAGTTATTTTATATTCCTTCAAAGGCTGCTAGGTAGAAAAGACTGTGATGTGTGTTTACACCCTGGAAAGGAAACTGAAACCATAACACACCATTGattgatattttatttgtacTCTGTACCTGAAGCAAAGTGGAAATGCAAGCTGAATATCTTTTCTATAAAGTCTTTTCCCTCCACCCTCTCAAAAACAGTACATACAGAAAACATTGGAACTTTTAATTTCACATCAGACTATAAATGCTAAACCAGATGCCCCTCACCTGCTGCTACAATGCAGCCACTTTCTCAGCTTGAGTTTGTCCATTATCCCTATAGCACAGAAagagcacaggagctggagaaggtaAAGAGAAAGAGAGTAAGAGAATACTGTATGCAGGTGGCATTAGGGTGTCAGACAAATCACATCCCCTGAAGAGCTTAGTTTCAGGTATTACAGAAACCCTCATATGACAAATTCAGCAAGTCTTTAAAGCAGTGCTGTCCCTTCAGATTACCAGTTGCAAACTTGCTCACAATTTCCTTGGACTTGGTCTTTAGTTACAGAAAGGACTCTTCCAAAACCACATGCAAATATCTAACCACCATGTCTGCTTCACGCAGTCCCATGTCTCTGATTGTTTTGATGTGATAAAGAAGCAAAGCCAACTATAAAGATTCTTTCTGGACATCATCCTCAACGATGCAGGAAGATTACAGTAACAAGCCAGTTCCTTTAACGTTTTTTGCCTTGCATTATGCATTTTGGTTTCTCTGGCACACAAGAGGTACATTATGCAGTGATGCTTGGTGAAGAGTTTTCTGCATACATATCCTTGTTCTGAGCTGCATTTCCAGGGGATCCTTTGCCATTTGTGTTACTCTTGTTGGTCTGAGCTTTCCTGGTGAGCTGCCTGtccattaaaaggagtgtgagGATGTCCACGCAGAGTCGGCTAGCCTGGCTAGTGTGGTTTCCCCTTGCGCTTCCATGCTGCCAGACACAGTTCCCTGCAGAGGGATTTGGACTGATGAAGATGCAGTGGGTAAGGGGACATTACCCCTCAGAAACATGCTTGAAGTGCTGCTGTTCACCTCACTTCCTGGATTGGTGACATTTACAGCACTGTTGCTCACTGTCCACAGACAAGGGTAGtggctgaaaaaaagaaaagcagtacaAATTGAATGACTAACTTCAAAGCATTTTCACCTGCACAAGACTTACTTCAGTAGTCAGGTACATTATCTGCTAAAAAGCAGCTATCCCAATCCATTTACTGAACTAGGTAGGACTTCCAGGTCTTAAGTGAAAAGCCACCAGCGAGCATTAGACCTGGTGACCTTTAAGAAAGGCATGGAGAGAAATGTGTAAATGCATGTGAGgtttcaagatatttttttttgtatatgtttacattttaaataaattccgCTGAATATGCTGGCACCTAAATTAAGGAAAGGAGggtgaaatatttgttattaaCTGACTCTCTATGTCTAAATTTCAGCCATTCCTAGATCTGAGGACTGTCCTGTTAACAACATTTCCATAATGTAACATGAATTAGACTTTGTTGCAACCTTGCAGCTGAGCAAGAGTAATTATTTCATGCAATGCAGTAGTGAGgatcagagacagaaaaataatttggctTTAAAACTTCTACTGATTGTAGATGCCTGAATTCTCAGTGGCTATTCCAAGatctttgttttcagaagtgctaGGGAAAAACGAAGTGTCCATTGATTTCAGATGGAGCTGAAGACAATTATCTTGTTAGAAAGATCTGTCCAAGAATCTCAAGTTGGACACTTGAACATGTTTTAGGGGTGGGACTGGTTAAGAAATCAGGCATGAACAAAGCCTTATAACAGTCCTACAAGCCTCACTGCTCCTAATATTAGCAGTTTTCCTGAAACCTTACCTGggcccagggctggcagctccctTGGTGTGTGGCACTGAGAGCAAATTACCATGTGGAGAGGATGGCAAAGTCCAGCTGTCATGTCCTGAGAATACCTGAAGATTATTGCTGGAGCTTTCCAATAAATTCACTttgagaagaagagaaaaaaaaaagaaaaaaaaaaaaaaaaagaagaagaacaaacCCTCAGTGACTATTGCAGATAATTATCTTAAGGCAACAGAAAATGGGTAGGCCTGAGGAAGCTGTCTGATCATGGGGTTTGGGTTCCTAACCACAGGTAAAAGGATAAAATTCACTTGCTTAGTAAGGGAGTAGCAACGTGCCTTGTAATTCCATTTATATGAGAAGGCAGTGCGAGAGATGTAGAGTGTGCATTTTTTCAATAATCTAATAGTCTCTTGATAACAATGATTGCTATATGACTGTCAATGCTTTGATACAGGTTTCTGTATAACTTGAgcttaaatatttcagttaaaCAAGATGCCTTGCTAAAGTATAGTTAGTGAACAGATTACTTTATCCTTACTCTCATTTCTGGCTAATTTCCTCCAATCAAAGTAGGACCAATTTCTGTATCTCCACACCCAGGTCTAGAGAGCAGGTGGGACTTGAAAGACATAACAAAACTCTCTCATCTCAAGTCAGCTTCTACCATGTTCCTAATGACTGCTGCAATTTGAGAGGGTGTCTGCTTCGTGATACAGCATTGAAAGAAGGCTTGCAATGCTCTGATACTTTTGTGTAATTGGGAGCTGTACTGCAAGGAAGATCATTCACTCTTGTTTATAATTAGCAATTACAATGCACCCAGCAATTCTACACCATTTCTTTTGCTGCCTTAAGCATATTCCATGCATCCAGTGTGCAGTTTAGATTGTTAGAGACCCATCATGCTCTTTCCTAGCTTCTGCTCTTGACTGTTTCACTGCTTAGGTTACTAAAGCAAGGCTCAGTTAGTCTAACTGCATCTATTACCTGGAAACAAAGCGGATTTACAGATCTACCTGTAGGTGAATGATTTCTTTGCATGTAGGAAGGTGGGTATGGAGCAGCCCGATGACCTCGCAGTGCTGAATATCGCTCACAACCATGGGGAGCGTGCGGAGCTGGCAGAGGCAAGGGTCCACCGTACTGATAATTAGAGCTTCCTGATGCACACACTGTATCTGGGTTGGAAATCAACCAGCCACCCACTTTGAgggaaaagacagaagaaaactaTTATTGCACTAAAACATAGCAGTACAATAAAGTAATAAAGTAACCAGCCTTCCTGCAGAATCAGCTGTTCCTCAGAAATACCAAGCCAATTCTGAAATACTGGTTTGTGGAGCAACTGACAAGCAagaaccaaccaaaacaaacaaacaaacaaaataaataaataaataaataaataaaacacactaAAAACAAGACCTGAAAACAAACTAATAGAAAATGTCACTGACAGCACAGAACAAAGAAATACTGATTGTCATTAGAATGAGCACAACCTCTGCTccccccatttatttttttgagctgTTCAATAGTGAAAGGTAGTTTTATAGTTTTATAGATGACAAAAGTCCTTACAATTACAAAACAATAGCACTAAAAATAGCCCTAACATTTCTTTAATGTATCTTTTTTTCAAGGTTTTATTTCATATCAAAAACTGGATCATAAGGAAAATGATCCCACTGCAGAAAATATCTCAACTTCCTACTCTAaaatttattgtcttttttgtttgtttaaacagtCCATTTCTATAAACACCGTTCAGGACTCAGTGAACCACTGGTCTGATCCAATTAAGCAGATCCCAGGTTCCCAGCATGTATCATAACACATAAATCTTCCAGCTCACATGAATAAAAACCTTACAGTGAGAATATGTCATATGTTGACCTTCAGAGACTGCTTCTGGAGCATCCTTGGGAtggtttctgaaaaagaaaacagtggtAAAAATTCTCATTGAGAAATTATCAAAGAAATTTAATATcaaatttaaaaactgaaaactattcactaaaaatagaaaagtaaattaaatagGAAAGAACTCTATCATCTTTAACCACTTGCTAGGCAGCAGTAGACTTTCCTGCATTCTGCCATAAAGGAAGCACTTATATTTCACAGcatccatactttttttttttttctagtcttgCCAAATTCAGGGACAGCCTAGAATTTAATTCTACCTGTGGGCATCTTTCCTGCTTGCATCAGCAGCCTAAGCCTGGCATCACTCAGACTGACGCagggctctgcctcctgcacagCCAGGCAAGACAAAGGCACGTTTTTCCTCTACAGATGGGAACCCTGATGCTGAGACACAGCAGCTTGAtgtgaggaaaggaaagaaatgcagattttcCTTCAGGCATGTGGGAGACATCACACACCAGAAGACATAGCAAGTCTGGAAAAAATTTATTAGCAATTATGGCTTGGAGTTCATCATCTGGATACCTCAGTGCTTTAGCATGGAGATGTAAGGGAAACTTTGATAGAAAATTAAACCACAATTTGTTTCTAATAATGGAGGCATCTCTTACATAGTGAGCACCTGCAGGTTACTTTCACTAAACGCATCATACACATCATACACTACCATACATACATAGCAGTGTAGTTATATTACAGTTACAGTGCAATTTCACTTCAGTTATTCTTTTTGACATATGCAGCTTACATTTACCATCCCTGAGCTATTGAACTGCGGGATTCATTGGAGTGTGAGTACAATGTAGTGAACATGTGTGGTGTATAACATCACTGGGGAAATTCACAGTCTCATTTCAGGCTTCCTGTGCAGACAGTGCTAAGTTCTTGGATCCCAAAGAGGATACTTACTCACCTCAGACCCTACTGTGGTAACAATTATATAGAGAGTTTCCCCACTAGTTTCAGTGGAGTGACTCTAGATTTAAGACAGTAGAAACAAGAGTTGTACAATTTACTTTTGCATTATGATGCCACAGCTTTAACCTTGTCAGCAGCAAAATATTactggaacaacaacaacaaaaaaatattaactcaCCTTTCTTTTGCATCCAGGAAGGCTTTGGCAAAGGGATTATACTTGATTTTGAGAGCAGTTATCTTGAGTTTACAGAAAACAAGGCATGTTAGTGAAGGCAACTTGGAATAGAGACTTGAGAAAACATCTTCCAGAGTAAATTAAGTGGAACTACTTTGGCTAGCCAAACAAAATACATCCCCGTGTATTGTTTCCCAGGGGTGGTTAGAGGGAACTTTGCTTGTTGCAGGGTGCTATGTACTGATCAGTGCCACAGGCAGAACACCAATAGGGGCAACCTAATTGCATGGTCCAGTCTGCTAAGTCTTGTGGGACTGCAAACCCTTTAAAGGGAGCCGAAGCAATTAATTCCTACCAAATATCAATCAAATCTGCAGCAACACTTGCTGAGGGATATGGCATATGAGTGAGCAGTTGTCACAATCTAAAGCATCCCGCAATTGCAattttggggctgggaggaaaTTTTCCTATGGAATGATACGCTGTTCTGCAATTGTACGTATTttaaagagaggagagaaaaaagattaTCATTAAAACTGTAAGTCACTACTAGAGAAAGTTCTGGACTTGACTCTAGtcttatgtttttgtttttgtttttgttttttctctccaatAAAGGATTGGGATACCAAGACAAATGGACTAGTTTGCAGTAGCAGTGGCAGAATGTTAAGCTAAATCTTGTTTAGTATTGCAGCCAGATGCTGGATTAGATAATGTTCTACTGCAGAAAGAAGACAGTAGTAGACCCATTGAGCATTACACTGCATGGGACTGATGGAGAAACAAGAAGAGGACCAGTCTA encodes the following:
- the TBX19 gene encoding T-box transcription factor TBX19 isoform X3 yields the protein MADLGCKKPSDCTVSRLLSVVESELRAGRDKGDPTEKQLQVVLEDATLWQRFREVTNEMIVTKNGRRMFPVLKISVSGLDPNAMYSFLLDFAPTDGHRWKYVNGEWVPAGKPEPPNHSCVYIHPDSPNFGAHWMKAAISFSKVKLTNKLNGSGQIMLNSLHKYEPQVHIVRVGGPHRMVMNCSFPETQFIAVTAYQNEEITALKIKYNPFAKAFLDAKERNHPKDAPEAVSEGQHMTYSHLGGWLISNPDTVCASGSSNYQYGGPLPLPAPHAPHGCERYSALRGHRAAPYPPSYMQRNHSPTVNLLESSSNNLQVFSGHDSWTLPSSPHGNLLSVPHTKGAASPGPSHYPCLWTVSNSAVNVTNPGSEVNSSTSSMFLRGNVPLPTASSSVQIPLQGTVSGSMEAQGETTLARLADSAWTSSHSF